Proteins found in one Nostoc sp. NIES-3756 genomic segment:
- a CDS encoding transglycosylase domain-containing protein, whose amino-acid sequence MSSRTFEQKQPQRRTSPGFEFFKGVGQIAGGTLLSLTMLTSSIVAGGLVGLAISFRNLPDVRQLRNFFPSETTYIYDIKGKLLASVHGEANREVVPLDKISPNLKRAVLASEDSHFYYHHGINPTGVGRAVVTNLVAGGVKEGGSTVTMQLVKNLFLTRKRAFTRKLAEGVLAIRLEQILTKDQILEMYLNQVYWGHNNYGVQTAARSYFNKSAENLTIGESAMMAGLIQAPEEFSPFASMKLAKQKQREVLGRMLELNWITQQEYDDALKQEIKLGRIRSFQGSALPYITNTVAQELAKKFGRDTLLKGGMRVQTTVDADFQIMAEDTVKKWHKTLLGEGLGKNQIALVSIDPRTHFVKALVGGVDPKASEFNRATQALRQPGSSFKPFVYYAAFATGKFAPDSTVIDSPVRYRDGDNWYTPRNYDGGFSGAMPIRKALAQSRNIPVIKLGKTIGMNRVIDTCRTLGIMSPMEPVTSLPLGAIGVTPLEMASAYATFANYGWQSPPTVIARITDSSGNVILDNTPKPQLVLDPWASAATIDVMQSVVTEGTGKAAAIDRPSAGKTGTTSSEKDIWYVGTVPQLTTAVWIGRDDNRQLASGATGGGKVAPIWRDFMTKAMKGVPVEKFKPPSQFPRPKAN is encoded by the coding sequence GTGTCGTCTAGGACTTTTGAACAAAAGCAACCGCAACGTCGTACTTCGCCTGGATTTGAGTTCTTTAAAGGAGTAGGCCAGATAGCTGGTGGAACTCTCTTATCACTGACGATGTTGACAAGTTCCATTGTAGCCGGAGGGCTGGTTGGTTTAGCAATCAGTTTCCGGAATTTACCAGATGTTAGACAGCTACGCAACTTCTTCCCATCAGAAACAACATACATATACGACATTAAGGGCAAACTACTAGCTAGTGTCCACGGGGAAGCCAACCGTGAAGTTGTACCTTTAGATAAGATTTCTCCCAATCTGAAACGGGCTGTACTAGCTAGTGAAGATAGTCATTTCTATTATCATCACGGTATCAATCCGACTGGTGTAGGTCGTGCTGTCGTCACTAACTTAGTGGCTGGTGGTGTGAAAGAAGGTGGCTCTACCGTCACCATGCAGTTGGTGAAAAACCTATTCTTGACCCGTAAGCGTGCCTTTACTCGGAAGCTAGCTGAGGGAGTTTTAGCAATTCGCTTAGAACAGATCCTCACTAAAGACCAAATTTTAGAAATGTACCTCAATCAAGTGTATTGGGGACATAATAATTATGGTGTACAAACCGCAGCACGTAGTTACTTTAATAAGTCAGCCGAGAACTTAACTATAGGGGAATCGGCAATGATGGCAGGGTTAATCCAAGCGCCAGAGGAATTTAGCCCATTTGCTAGTATGAAGCTGGCAAAACAAAAACAAAGAGAAGTTTTGGGGCGGATGCTGGAACTCAATTGGATTACCCAGCAAGAATATGATGATGCCCTCAAACAAGAAATTAAACTGGGTAGAATCAGGTCATTTCAAGGTAGTGCGCTGCCTTATATAACCAATACTGTGGCGCAGGAATTAGCCAAAAAGTTTGGCCGTGATACTCTGCTTAAAGGCGGTATGCGGGTACAAACCACAGTTGATGCTGATTTTCAAATCATGGCAGAAGATACTGTGAAGAAATGGCATAAAACCCTATTGGGTGAAGGCTTAGGTAAAAACCAAATTGCCCTGGTATCAATTGACCCCAGGACTCATTTTGTCAAAGCCCTAGTAGGTGGTGTAGATCCTAAAGCGAGTGAGTTTAACCGGGCTACACAAGCTCTACGTCAACCAGGGTCTTCTTTTAAGCCATTTGTTTATTATGCTGCTTTTGCTACTGGTAAATTTGCGCCTGACAGTACTGTAATAGATTCACCAGTTAGATATCGTGATGGTGATAATTGGTACACTCCCAGAAATTACGATGGTGGCTTTAGCGGTGCTATGCCAATTCGCAAAGCCCTAGCCCAATCACGTAACATTCCCGTAATTAAACTGGGTAAAACCATTGGCATGAATAGAGTCATAGACACTTGTCGCACTTTGGGCATTATGAGTCCGATGGAACCTGTGACTTCCCTCCCACTAGGTGCTATTGGTGTCACGCCACTGGAAATGGCTAGTGCTTATGCGACTTTCGCTAATTATGGATGGCAGTCACCACCAACAGTCATCGCCCGTATTACCGATAGCAGTGGCAATGTTATATTAGACAACACTCCCAAACCCCAGCTTGTATTAGATCCTTGGGCATCAGCCGCTACTATAGATGTGATGCAATCAGTAGTTACTGAAGGTACTGGTAAGGCTGCTGCTATTGACCGACCGTCTGCTGGGAAAACAGGTACAACTTCATCAGAAAAAGATATTTGGTATGTAGGTACTGTGCCACAATTAACCACGGCTGTCTGGATAGGTAGGGATGACAACCGACAATTAGCCAGTGGTGCAACGGGTGGTGGTAAGGTTGCTCCTATATGGCGTGACTTTATGACTAAGGCAATGAAGGGTGTACCAGTTGAAAAGTTCAAACCACCTTCTCAATTTCCGCGTCCTAAGGCTAATTAG
- a CDS encoding DUF1825 family protein — translation MGFFDSEIVQQEAKQLFEDYQALIKLGNNYGKFDREGKKLFIEQMEAMMDRYRVFMKRFELSEDFMAQMTVEQLKTQLNQFGITPQQMFEQMNLTLQRMKSELEKQA, via the coding sequence ATGGGATTCTTTGACTCTGAGATAGTTCAGCAAGAAGCAAAGCAGTTGTTTGAAGATTATCAAGCACTGATTAAGCTAGGCAATAACTACGGCAAATTTGACCGTGAAGGGAAAAAGTTATTTATTGAGCAAATGGAAGCAATGATGGATCGCTATCGTGTTTTTATGAAGCGATTCGAGCTTTCAGAAGACTTTATGGCACAAATGACCGTAGAGCAACTCAAAACCCAATTAAATCAGTTTGGCATTACCCCCCAGCAGATGTTTGAGCAAATGAATCTGACTCTACAAAGAATGAAATCTGAGTTAGAGAAACAAGCTTAA
- a CDS encoding J domain-containing protein: protein MSQTSLPAEALRQLVDPYAVLGVAVTADERQILTRYHVLAKQLHPDRYNNSNHFQKTLATAIFTCLINPAYEELKHKQQRHRILESLRSEAIAWKKQAKSVRNPVAGQLLTMSAQEADLFYQDAIASYTQAQYQSLQKSHQITRQIILLNIVYLSLQKTEPMILQVNPTVKTKEKPQPVEVQVQEITLNETTNVKPAVINYAQKHYQRAIQYAKQSQWNLAVQELRDAIRIEPNNGDYYALLGFVHLRQQLPGMAKVYMRQALKLNSQQQLALKYADYLKISSIDNIDPPSLVKALGIAALLGKFVTKVETNISQVLKSR, encoded by the coding sequence ATGTCACAGACTTCCCTCCCCGCAGAAGCACTTAGACAGCTCGTTGATCCCTACGCTGTGTTAGGGGTGGCTGTGACTGCTGATGAACGCCAAATTCTCACTCGTTATCATGTTCTAGCAAAACAGCTACATCCCGATCGCTACAATAACAGCAATCATTTCCAGAAAACATTAGCAACAGCAATTTTTACGTGTTTAATTAACCCTGCTTACGAGGAATTGAAGCATAAACAGCAGCGTCATCGTATTTTAGAGTCATTGCGGTCAGAGGCGATCGCTTGGAAAAAACAAGCCAAGTCTGTACGAAATCCCGTAGCAGGGCAACTCCTCACCATGTCAGCACAAGAAGCTGACTTATTTTATCAAGATGCGATCGCCTCTTATACACAAGCCCAATATCAATCTCTGCAAAAATCACATCAAATAACTCGACAGATAATTTTATTAAATATAGTTTATTTATCTTTGCAGAAAACTGAACCCATGATTCTGCAAGTAAATCCAACCGTAAAAACTAAGGAAAAACCTCAACCTGTGGAGGTGCAGGTACAAGAAATTACCTTAAATGAGACAACTAATGTCAAACCCGCCGTCATAAACTATGCTCAAAAACACTATCAACGGGCTATCCAGTACGCTAAACAAAGCCAATGGAATTTAGCAGTGCAAGAACTACGGGATGCAATTAGAATAGAGCCGAATAACGGCGATTATTATGCCTTATTGGGATTCGTACATCTGCGACAGCAACTTCCAGGAATGGCAAAAGTTTATATGAGGCAAGCATTGAAACTCAATTCACAGCAGCAACTAGCCTTAAAATACGCCGATTACCTGAAAATTAGTAGTATAGATAACATTGATCCGCCTTCACTGGTCAAAGCTTTAGGAATTGCTGCATTATTAGGTAAATTCGTTACCAAAGTAGAGACTAATATCAGTCAAGTGTTGAAATCTCGGTAA
- a CDS encoding NINE protein, translated as MLTKRKSRTIAAILALAGTSPISGWHKFYLGQPIWGLLYVLLSWTPIPKVASVIEAVWYLAQDEETFDRNFNMGQPAVKQSQYAVNQVGAIANALRELDTLRQDGLISEYEFEQKRRQLLDQIS; from the coding sequence ATGTTAACTAAGCGTAAAAGTCGCACTATAGCCGCTATTTTAGCTTTGGCTGGAACATCACCCATCTCTGGATGGCATAAATTTTATTTAGGACAGCCAATTTGGGGCTTATTATATGTTTTACTCTCTTGGACTCCTATTCCCAAGGTAGCCAGTGTAATTGAGGCAGTTTGGTATTTAGCCCAAGATGAAGAAACTTTTGACCGAAATTTTAATATGGGTCAGCCTGCTGTCAAACAATCCCAGTATGCTGTTAATCAAGTAGGAGCGATCGCTAATGCTTTACGCGAATTAGACACCCTACGTCAAGATGGCTTAATTTCTGAGTACGAGTTTGAACAAAAGCGCCGTCAGTTGCTTGATCAGATTTCTTGA
- a CDS encoding helix-hairpin-helix domain-containing protein — protein sequence MTNRLPWNFKLQQLRTKLLNDPYYRLQSGEEIQIAVQLGIRIDANQATVDDWLRLPGLSIHQARSLVELSRSGVIFYCIEDVAAALGLPPLRLEPLKPILSFSYYDHESLVSSANLINPNTASVEQLVQTPYIDVSLAQAVVENRVSFGPYRSLVDFQQRLQLPGEAIAQLMYFLRF from the coding sequence ATGACTAACAGGCTACCTTGGAACTTCAAATTACAGCAACTACGTACCAAGCTGCTGAATGACCCCTACTATCGATTACAGTCTGGGGAGGAGATTCAAATTGCGGTGCAATTGGGAATCCGTATTGATGCAAACCAAGCAACTGTGGATGATTGGTTGCGCTTACCGGGTTTGTCAATTCACCAAGCGCGATCGCTAGTAGAACTTTCCCGTTCTGGTGTTATATTTTATTGTATTGAAGATGTGGCTGCTGCTTTGGGACTACCACCATTACGTCTAGAACCATTAAAGCCCATATTAAGTTTTAGTTATTATGACCATGAGTCTTTAGTTAGTTCTGCAAATTTAATTAATCCCAATACCGCTTCAGTAGAACAGTTAGTACAAACACCGTATATTGATGTGTCTCTAGCCCAAGCAGTGGTAGAAAACCGTGTATCGTTTGGGCCTTACCGTAGTTTAGTTGATTTTCAGCAAAGATTGCAGCTTCCT